The sequence ATTTTCTATCTTAGCAATAATTTTTATTGGACTGTTATGTTCGTCTAAGATATGCTGAATGTCTAATACATCTTGCTTACTGCGAACAAACGAGTGAGCGATAAAATCTATTCCGTGCTCTATTGCGTAAAGAATATTCACTCTATCTTTTTCGGTTAAAGACGGTAAGTTTATTCTAACTCCGGGTAGATTTATACTTTTGCGACTGCCTAAGGTGGCATCGTTTTGTACTTCTACAGTTAAGAAGTTAGAGTTTTTATCTATAACCTTAAGCTCAAGATCTCCATCGTCAATTAATATTAAGTCTCCTAAGTGAAGTTCGTTTACGAAATTAGCGTAATTTACAGAAATCATTTCAGGAGTTGTTTTCTCTGTAGGAGCACCTTGAATCTTTACGATATCACCCATCGTAAAAGGAATAGGTTCGTCGGAAGTTGTTGTTCTTATTTCTGGTCCTTTAGTGTCCATAAGTATTCCTATGCGGTTAGACACCTTGCGAACGTTATTTACTATTTTATCAAAGCCCTCTTTGTCTAAGTGGGCAGAGTTCATTCTTACCACATTCATACCTGCGTAAAATAAATCGGAAATAAATTCCTCTTCACAACGTAAGTCTGAAATAGTCGCTACAATCTTTGTTTGTTTTAACACTGTTTATTTATTTTATTTATACCTATTTATGAGATAATGCCTCTGTTGCAAGTCGATATGAGTCGAATCCAAAACCTGCGATAACACCTTTACAGGCTGCTGCAATTAAAGAATTATGACGAAACTCTTCTCTGTTGTGTACGTTAGAAATGTGTACTTCAACAACAGGTGCGTTTATTGCTTTAATAGCATCGTGTATTGCCACTGAAGTGTGAGTGTATGCTCCCGCATTAAGAATTATACCATCGAAAGAAAAGCCTACTTCGTGAATTTTATTAATAATTTCGCCTTCTACATTAGACTGATAATATTCAAAAACAA comes from Dysgonomonadaceae bacterium PH5-43 and encodes:
- a CDS encoding 3-dehydroquinate dehydratase-2 (product_source=KO:K03786; cath_funfam=3.40.50.9100; cog=COG0757; ko=KO:K03786; pfam=PF01220; superfamily=52304; tigrfam=TIGR01088) — encoded protein: MTNFAAKIVNLFLELGMSMKIQIINGPNLNLLGVREPSIYGASSFLEYLEELKQAYPDIVFEYYQSNVEGEIINKIHEVGFSFDGIILNAGAYTHTSVAIHDAIKAINAPVVEVHISNVHNREEFRHNSLIAAACKGVIAGFGFDSYRLATEALSHK